Below is a window of Candidatus Kinetoplastibacterium oncopeltii TCC290E DNA.
CGAATCTCTTGACGTAGCGGTGATATTTGCATTTTTTATATTTAATAGTATTGAAACAAAAACTTATTCATAGTGTTAAAAACATAAAGTAATCTTATAGTAATTGTCTATAGCTTCTCAAGCAAATTTTAATTAATATTAGATTTGTACTAAATAGCTTAATACGCTGATAGAATTTTTAGATTTTTTAGTTAGTACGTATGAATGCAAGATTTATGGATAATATGATAAAATGACTAATATTTTCAGTAAGAATAGAGAAAAAGCTTTGGTTCTGTTTTCTGGAGGACAAGATTCTACTACATGTTTGTTTTGGGCATTAAACAATTATAAAAGAGTAGACACTTTGGGTTTTAAATACGGTCAAAGACATTCTATAGAGTTAGATTGCAGATTGTCAATTCTAGATATTATTAATTCTCAAGAAAATAATTATTATATTGGAGAATTAGGTGATGATCATGTAGTGGATTTGGGATTCATAAGTCAGATTACAGAAAATGCACTTACAAGAAAATTAACTATAGACTCTTCTGATAACGTTCCAAATACATTTGTCCCTGGAAGGAATTTATTGTTTCTAACTACAGCTGCCATAATATGTTATAACATAAATACATGTAATATAGTTGG
It encodes the following:
- the queC gene encoding 7-cyano-7-deazaguanine synthase QueC; protein product: MTNIFSKNREKALVLFSGGQDSTTCLFWALNNYKRVDTLGFKYGQRHSIELDCRLSILDIINSQENNYYIGELGDDHVVDLGFISQITENALTRKLTIDSSDNVPNTFVPGRNLLFLTTAAIICYNINTCNIVGGMSEVDFSNYPDCRDSTVKSQQVTLNLGLDRLINIETPLMRKTKAEIWQMAMDIGGNDLIRIIVENTHTCYLGCRDDFHDWGYGCGICPECVLRKTGWETWINVKS